One Candidatus Melainabacteria bacterium DNA segment encodes these proteins:
- a CDS encoding heme-dependent peroxidase, whose translation MRHPDVPESLEGWWILHRMFAFDRLAWDELPQDERNEIVRQATTALEPLKNGQDTDLSLAQMVGHKADFMLTHYSKNFEGLAYAQMVVDKLKIAEFLTPATSYVSILELGLYDATGKIHAALAEKGLKPNSAEWIAEFDEMVQAQQHVPHNSGRLWARIPQRRFVCFYPMDKKRGEDVNWYMLPFADRAKLMLDHGKIGRTYHGQVTQVISGSIGFDNFEWGVDLYADDPLVFKKLIYEMRFDEASAKYGHFGDFYSGVQFSLDQLQTALDGTAVPALNVLQPA comes from the coding sequence ATGCGCCATCCCGACGTCCCCGAATCTCTTGAAGGCTGGTGGATTCTCCATCGCATGTTCGCATTCGACCGCCTGGCTTGGGATGAGCTGCCACAGGACGAACGTAATGAAATCGTCCGGCAGGCAACTACAGCGCTTGAGCCCTTGAAAAACGGACAAGATACAGACCTCAGTCTCGCCCAAATGGTTGGGCACAAGGCTGATTTCATGCTGACGCATTACAGCAAGAACTTCGAGGGTCTCGCCTATGCACAGATGGTGGTAGACAAGCTCAAAATTGCCGAATTCCTGACGCCAGCCACTTCATACGTCTCCATCCTGGAACTCGGACTCTATGACGCGACCGGCAAGATTCACGCAGCGCTGGCAGAAAAGGGGCTGAAACCAAACTCGGCCGAATGGATTGCTGAATTCGACGAAATGGTTCAGGCTCAGCAACACGTACCCCATAACTCCGGACGCTTGTGGGCTCGCATCCCTCAGCGCCGTTTCGTCTGCTTCTATCCGATGGACAAAAAGCGCGGCGAAGACGTCAACTGGTACATGTTGCCATTCGCAGACCGAGCAAAATTGATGCTAGATCACGGCAAGATCGGACGCACATATCATGGTCAGGTAACCCAGGTAATATCAGGTTCGATCGGATTCGACAACTTCGAATGGGGCGTCGATTTGTATGCCGATGACCCACTCGTTTTCAAAAAGCTGATCTACGAAATGCGCTTCGACGAAGCCAGCGCCAAATACGGACACTTCGGCGATTTCTACTCAGGGGTTCAGTTTTCGCTCGATCAGCTACAGACTGCGCTCGATGGAACCGCTGTTCCAGCCCTGAATGTGCTGCAGCCAGCCTGA